In the Oryzias latipes chromosome 9, ASM223467v1 genome, one interval contains:
- the LOC105354722 gene encoding uncharacterized protein LOC105354722 isoform X1: MEDWIQLFHLVNFDKNINPNYGCDAQDFIPINGKLSQNSHETSEDKVRNKCRNSQEITDTLPFNVCRRLILTNENSANVRLLSGLSSLTLSSPVIYVSQSHDVEDGSMKVSRLNKPVQLEIDGKHLGKCVRRRTKKYKLEDNRSLGNDHNNDTIKSELTGGIRKFNCDTISTKNSKILHSPAHVTPESCKKTFENKCTKVSTKEKMLNSSLTKPPPVHGAKTTNSYSNIQAWSSPFASNKKQTVGQQITVCVRKRPLSHAECKGGEVDVVTATDGQCVIVHESKESVDLTPYILQQKFYFDHVFGEESSIKEVYQKTAYPLVQHMFRGGNATCFAYGQTGAGKTYTMLGSSAVTPGLYTLAVQDIFAHLTTAHSYPPLLVYVSFFEIYCSQLYDLLDHRKRLFAREDGQKVVHISGLREIRVDSANSLLEVVSKGTAQRTQGVSGVNSLSSRSHALLQIQLREPNQHTAGRMWFVDLAGSERASDAKERDKQRRMEGAEINQSLLALKECIRSLDKKASHTPFRQSRLTQVLKNSFVGDSMTCMIANISPGHSATEHTLNTLRYADRVKELKRKGDVMGKKGRKTTFCHEPNLIHSSCSTASTPVKTKLAKQSMPLCTNPPTTRFHPRGAPPHSTPKNNRCGEKAQAKEKQTVGNHRVGGWLGHGEIKHQYKSAVEEDGTTIKTKSTDKCLVRENSIRPVLVIRQQKEENQHVGETCTSCAAFPKCEPGFHNRDKTESHLWTMQVRKEEEIQWIPPGMQWERTPEMSSVLKTPNERDLQRPDDEKKMHLRRYHQQLQQFVPSSVQFLSTSTCPSITFLTDSPYSSVLIQMQDDCEKTSDAHSASVKHEACTNATGRDGVDGRCGSDENWGETLERINKEQYIFERKIRRSTGSTQEARVRKEESRIARMEEEDQRWVWEAVAKAGAIPTSEETQQFYRCDSEERKVGLESAVWINRHRRTSACLEALHSRANSNCQFDSSFERTLAEKPISPSRDHTDTLHTLEKVHFESKLFGHNARTNILELQNNVQVAPLGHDREKKLCLESLKSRKCSHNTSATKEEQNESKMQINKTMISENLDFSLNLNCPKTEDNTKETVVKGFSHADVEDILEYKGKEILLELPQRKTFHPTNSDTVTAANQPQEQSNTQRNACGMGLHKPQPPGFRLASFQHKDNGVKKVIETSASDTSVIACLQKPVESPRMHAFPLETLNQAEWCVAEAHMELLKGMGKLGLEEEHLLSHQSDMAFGEFVNKLEEIMERKVNCIQSMRAQLQPYLKESHPQ, encoded by the exons ATGGAAGATTGGATCCAACTTTTCCATTTGGTCaactttgacaaaaatattAACCCAAACTACGGATGTGATGCTCAGGACTTTATACCAATAAATGGGAAACTCAGTCAAAATTCCCATGAAACTTCGGAAGACAAAGTGAGAAATAAATGTAGAAATTCTCAGGAAATCACGGATACGTTACCTTTTAATGTTTGCAGACGTCTCATCTTAACTAATGAAAACTCAGCCAACGTGAGGCTGTTGTCTGGTCTATCTAGTCTTACACTATCTAGTCCTGTTATTTATGTCAGTCAAAGTCATGATGTAGAAGATGGTTCAATGAAAGTAAGCAGATTGAACAAACCTGTACAGCTTGAGATTGATGGCAAACATCTGGGAAAATGTGTCCGGAGAAGGACTAAGAAATACAAACTGGAGGATAATCGTTCTCTGGGTAATGATCATAATAATGACACCATAAAGTCAGAATTAACAGGAGGAATTCGGAAGTTTAACTGCGATACCATATCAACAAAGAACAGCAAGATATTACACAGCCCTGCACACGTGACACCAGAGTCGtgtaagaaaacatttgaaaataaatgtacaaaagtctccacaaaagagaaaatgttgaatTCAAGCTTGACTAAGCCCCCACCTGTACATGGAGCAAAGACAACAAACAGCTACAGCAATATTCAGGCCTGGAGTTCTCCCTTTGCTTCAAACAAAAA ACAGACTGTTGGGCAACAAATTACTGTTTGTGTGAGGAAAAGACCTTTGTCACATGCAGAGTGCAAAGGAGGAGAAGTTGATGTTGTGACAGCAACAGACGGACAGTGTGTAATTGTACATGAAAGCAAAGAAAGTGTGGATCTTACACCCTACATATTACAG CAAAAGTTTTACTTTGACCATGTTTTTGGGGAGGAAAGCTCCATCAAGGAAGTATATCAGAAAACAGCTTATCCTCTGGTGCAGCACATGTTTAGGGG AGGAAATGCCACATGCTTTGCATATGGACAGACAGGGGCGGGGAAGACCTACACCATGCTGGGGTCATCCGCTGTTACACCTGGTCTATACACTCTGGCAGTTCAGGACATCTTTGCTCACCTGACCACTGCACATTCATACCCACCCCTCCTGGTGTATGTTAGTTTCTTTGAAATCTACTGTAGTCAGCTGTATGACCTGCTGGATCACAGAAAAAG GTTGTTTGCCAGAGAAGATGGACAGAAAGTCGTCCATATTTCAGGGCTGCGTGAAATCAGAGTGGACTCTGCCAATTCCCTACTAGAG GTGGTTTCAAAGGGAACAGCACAACGAACACAAGGAGTGAGTGGTGTAAATTCACTGTCCTCTCGCTCCCATGCTTTACTTCAGATTCAACTGAGAGAGCCAAACCAGCACACAGCGGGAAG AATGTGGTTTGTGGACCTGGCAGGAAGTGAAAGAGCATCAGATGCCAAAGAACGAGACAAGCAGAGACGAATGGAGGGAGCAGAGATCAACCAGAGTCTGTTGGCT CTCAAAGAATGTATTCGTTCTCTTGATAAAAAGGCCTCTCACACACCTTTTCGACAGAGCAGGTTGACTCAG GTTTTGAAAAACTCCTTTGTTGGTGACTCAATGACGTGTATGATCGCCAACATTTCACCTGGACACTCAGCAACTGAGCACACGCTCAACACGCTCAGATATGCTGATCG GGTAAAGGagttgaaaagaaaaggagatgtgatgggaaaaaaaggaaggaaaacaacattttgccaTGAACCCAACCTGATCCATAGCAGTTGCAGCACTGCTTCCACCCCTGTAAAGACAAAGTTAGCAAAACAAAGCATGCCACTTTGTACCAATCCTCCCACAACTAGATTCCATCCAAGAGGTGCACCTCCCCACTCAACACCAAAGAATAACAGATGTGGAGAGAAAGCacaagcaaaagaaaagcaaacggTTGGAAATCATCGTGTCGGAGGTTGGTTGGGACATGgtgaaataaagcatcagtaTAAAAGTGCAGTCGAAGAAGATGGaactacaataaaaacaaaaagtactgACAAATGTTTGGTTAGGGAGAATAGTATCAGGCCAGTTTTGGTGATAAGACAGCAAAAAGAAGAGAACCAACATGTGGGGGAAACCTGCACGAGTTGTGCAGCTTTTCCTAAATGTGAACCTGGATTCCACAACAGAGACAAAACAGAGAGCCACCTGTGGACTATGCAAGTTAGAAAAGAAGAGGAGATTCAATGGATTCCTCCAGGAATGCAATGGGAAAGGACCCCAGAGATGAGCTCTGTGCTAAAAACTCCAAATGAAAGAGACTTGCAAAGGCCTGATGATGAGAAAAAGATGCACTTAAGACGATATCATCAACAGCTGCAACAGTTTGTGCCTTCATCTGTCCAGTTCTTGTCAACCTCCACATGTCCATCTATTACTTTTCTAACAGACTCACCATATTCTTCAGTTTTGATCCAAATGCAAGATGACTGTGAAAAGACATCAGATGCACACTCAGCCAGTGTAAAACATGAAGCCTGCACAAACGCCACTGGTAGGGATGGTGTGGACGGCAGGTGTGGAAGTGATGAAAACTGGGGGGAAACTTTGGAAAGAATAAATAAGgaacaatacatttttgaaaggaaaataagaaGGTCGACTGGTTCAACACAAGAAGCAAGAGTAAGGAAGGAGGAAAGTAGGATAGCTAGAATGGAAGAGGAAGATCAGAGGTGGGTTTGGGAGGCAGTTGCCAAAGCAGGTGCAATACCAACAAGTGAGGAGACACAACAGTTTTACCGCTGTGAttcagaagaaagaaaagtgggTTTAGAAAGTGCAGTGTGGATTAACAGGCACAGAAGGACATCTGCCTGCTTAGAGGCTCTCCACTCCAGAGCTAACAGCAATTGTCAGTTTGACTCATCCTTTGAGCGAACTCTGGCAGAAAAACCCATCTCCCCATCAAGAGATCACACTGACACACTCCATACCCTAGAGAAGGTTCACTTTGAATCAAAGCTGTTTGGACACAATGCCAGAACTAATATTTTAGAATTGCAAAATAATGTACAGGTGGCACCATTAGGTCACGACAGAGAGAAGAAACTATGCTTGGAGTCTCTCAAAAGTAGAAAATGTTCGCATAATACATCAGCTACTAAAGAGGAAcagaatgaaagtaaaatgcaaataaataaaacaatgatatCAGAAAACCTGGATTTTAGTCTGAACCTAAACTGTCCTAAAACAGAAGATAATACAAAGGAAACTGTGGTAAAAGGTTTTTCACATGCAGACGTAGAGGATATTTTAGAATATAAAGGCAAAGAAATTCTTTTGGAGCTGCCTCAAAGAAAAACGTTCCACCCTACAAACAGCGACACTGTTACGGCTGCAAATCAGCCTCAGGAACAGAGCAACACTCAGAGAAATGCCTGTGGAATGG gTTTGCACAAACCTCAACCTCCTGGATTTAGACTGGCTTCTTTTCAGCACAAAGACAATGGTGTGAAAAAGGTAATCGAAACATCAGCCTCCGACACCAGTGTTATTGCATGTCTGCAAAAACCTGTTGAGTCACCAAGGATGCATGCATTTCCTTTGGAGACACTAAACCAGGCCGA GTGGTGTGTGGCTGAAGCCCACATGGAGCTGCTGAAGGGGATGGGAAAGTTGGGTCTTGAAGAGGAGCACCTTCTCTCCCACCAAAGTGATATG GCTTTTGGTGAATTTGTTAACAAATTGGAGGAGATCATGGAGAGGAAGGTAAACTGCATACAAAGTATGAGAGCTCAGCTACAGCCATATCTGAAGGAAAGCCACCCCCAATAA
- the LOC105354722 gene encoding uncharacterized protein LOC105354722 isoform X2, translating to MEDWIQLFHLVNFDKNINPNYGCDAQDFIPINGKLSQNSHETSEDKVRNKCRNSQEITDTLPFNVCRRLILTNENSANVRLLSGLSSLTLSSPVIYVSQSHDVEDGSMKVSRLNKPVQLEIDGKHLGKCVRRRTKKYKLEDNRSLGNDHNNDTIKSELTGGIRKFNCDTISTKNSKILHSPAHVTPESCKKTFENKCTKVSTKEKMLNSSLTKPPPVHGAKTTNSYSNIQAWSSPFASNKKQTVGQQITVCVRKRPLSHAECKGGEVDVVTATDGQCVIVHESKESVDLTPYILQQKFYFDHVFGEESSIKEVYQKTAYPLVQHMFRGGNATCFAYGQTGAGKTYTMLGSSAVTPGLYTLAVQDIFAHLTTAHSYPPLLVYVSFFEIYCSQLYDLLDHRKRLFAREDGQKVVHISGLREIRVDSANSLLEIQLREPNQHTAGRMWFVDLAGSERASDAKERDKQRRMEGAEINQSLLALKECIRSLDKKASHTPFRQSRLTQVLKNSFVGDSMTCMIANISPGHSATEHTLNTLRYADRVKELKRKGDVMGKKGRKTTFCHEPNLIHSSCSTASTPVKTKLAKQSMPLCTNPPTTRFHPRGAPPHSTPKNNRCGEKAQAKEKQTVGNHRVGGWLGHGEIKHQYKSAVEEDGTTIKTKSTDKCLVRENSIRPVLVIRQQKEENQHVGETCTSCAAFPKCEPGFHNRDKTESHLWTMQVRKEEEIQWIPPGMQWERTPEMSSVLKTPNERDLQRPDDEKKMHLRRYHQQLQQFVPSSVQFLSTSTCPSITFLTDSPYSSVLIQMQDDCEKTSDAHSASVKHEACTNATGRDGVDGRCGSDENWGETLERINKEQYIFERKIRRSTGSTQEARVRKEESRIARMEEEDQRWVWEAVAKAGAIPTSEETQQFYRCDSEERKVGLESAVWINRHRRTSACLEALHSRANSNCQFDSSFERTLAEKPISPSRDHTDTLHTLEKVHFESKLFGHNARTNILELQNNVQVAPLGHDREKKLCLESLKSRKCSHNTSATKEEQNESKMQINKTMISENLDFSLNLNCPKTEDNTKETVVKGFSHADVEDILEYKGKEILLELPQRKTFHPTNSDTVTAANQPQEQSNTQRNACGMGLHKPQPPGFRLASFQHKDNGVKKVIETSASDTSVIACLQKPVESPRMHAFPLETLNQAEWCVAEAHMELLKGMGKLGLEEEHLLSHQSDMAFGEFVNKLEEIMERKVNCIQSMRAQLQPYLKESHPQ from the exons ATGGAAGATTGGATCCAACTTTTCCATTTGGTCaactttgacaaaaatattAACCCAAACTACGGATGTGATGCTCAGGACTTTATACCAATAAATGGGAAACTCAGTCAAAATTCCCATGAAACTTCGGAAGACAAAGTGAGAAATAAATGTAGAAATTCTCAGGAAATCACGGATACGTTACCTTTTAATGTTTGCAGACGTCTCATCTTAACTAATGAAAACTCAGCCAACGTGAGGCTGTTGTCTGGTCTATCTAGTCTTACACTATCTAGTCCTGTTATTTATGTCAGTCAAAGTCATGATGTAGAAGATGGTTCAATGAAAGTAAGCAGATTGAACAAACCTGTACAGCTTGAGATTGATGGCAAACATCTGGGAAAATGTGTCCGGAGAAGGACTAAGAAATACAAACTGGAGGATAATCGTTCTCTGGGTAATGATCATAATAATGACACCATAAAGTCAGAATTAACAGGAGGAATTCGGAAGTTTAACTGCGATACCATATCAACAAAGAACAGCAAGATATTACACAGCCCTGCACACGTGACACCAGAGTCGtgtaagaaaacatttgaaaataaatgtacaaaagtctccacaaaagagaaaatgttgaatTCAAGCTTGACTAAGCCCCCACCTGTACATGGAGCAAAGACAACAAACAGCTACAGCAATATTCAGGCCTGGAGTTCTCCCTTTGCTTCAAACAAAAA ACAGACTGTTGGGCAACAAATTACTGTTTGTGTGAGGAAAAGACCTTTGTCACATGCAGAGTGCAAAGGAGGAGAAGTTGATGTTGTGACAGCAACAGACGGACAGTGTGTAATTGTACATGAAAGCAAAGAAAGTGTGGATCTTACACCCTACATATTACAG CAAAAGTTTTACTTTGACCATGTTTTTGGGGAGGAAAGCTCCATCAAGGAAGTATATCAGAAAACAGCTTATCCTCTGGTGCAGCACATGTTTAGGGG AGGAAATGCCACATGCTTTGCATATGGACAGACAGGGGCGGGGAAGACCTACACCATGCTGGGGTCATCCGCTGTTACACCTGGTCTATACACTCTGGCAGTTCAGGACATCTTTGCTCACCTGACCACTGCACATTCATACCCACCCCTCCTGGTGTATGTTAGTTTCTTTGAAATCTACTGTAGTCAGCTGTATGACCTGCTGGATCACAGAAAAAG GTTGTTTGCCAGAGAAGATGGACAGAAAGTCGTCCATATTTCAGGGCTGCGTGAAATCAGAGTGGACTCTGCCAATTCCCTACTAGAG ATTCAACTGAGAGAGCCAAACCAGCACACAGCGGGAAG AATGTGGTTTGTGGACCTGGCAGGAAGTGAAAGAGCATCAGATGCCAAAGAACGAGACAAGCAGAGACGAATGGAGGGAGCAGAGATCAACCAGAGTCTGTTGGCT CTCAAAGAATGTATTCGTTCTCTTGATAAAAAGGCCTCTCACACACCTTTTCGACAGAGCAGGTTGACTCAG GTTTTGAAAAACTCCTTTGTTGGTGACTCAATGACGTGTATGATCGCCAACATTTCACCTGGACACTCAGCAACTGAGCACACGCTCAACACGCTCAGATATGCTGATCG GGTAAAGGagttgaaaagaaaaggagatgtgatgggaaaaaaaggaaggaaaacaacattttgccaTGAACCCAACCTGATCCATAGCAGTTGCAGCACTGCTTCCACCCCTGTAAAGACAAAGTTAGCAAAACAAAGCATGCCACTTTGTACCAATCCTCCCACAACTAGATTCCATCCAAGAGGTGCACCTCCCCACTCAACACCAAAGAATAACAGATGTGGAGAGAAAGCacaagcaaaagaaaagcaaacggTTGGAAATCATCGTGTCGGAGGTTGGTTGGGACATGgtgaaataaagcatcagtaTAAAAGTGCAGTCGAAGAAGATGGaactacaataaaaacaaaaagtactgACAAATGTTTGGTTAGGGAGAATAGTATCAGGCCAGTTTTGGTGATAAGACAGCAAAAAGAAGAGAACCAACATGTGGGGGAAACCTGCACGAGTTGTGCAGCTTTTCCTAAATGTGAACCTGGATTCCACAACAGAGACAAAACAGAGAGCCACCTGTGGACTATGCAAGTTAGAAAAGAAGAGGAGATTCAATGGATTCCTCCAGGAATGCAATGGGAAAGGACCCCAGAGATGAGCTCTGTGCTAAAAACTCCAAATGAAAGAGACTTGCAAAGGCCTGATGATGAGAAAAAGATGCACTTAAGACGATATCATCAACAGCTGCAACAGTTTGTGCCTTCATCTGTCCAGTTCTTGTCAACCTCCACATGTCCATCTATTACTTTTCTAACAGACTCACCATATTCTTCAGTTTTGATCCAAATGCAAGATGACTGTGAAAAGACATCAGATGCACACTCAGCCAGTGTAAAACATGAAGCCTGCACAAACGCCACTGGTAGGGATGGTGTGGACGGCAGGTGTGGAAGTGATGAAAACTGGGGGGAAACTTTGGAAAGAATAAATAAGgaacaatacatttttgaaaggaaaataagaaGGTCGACTGGTTCAACACAAGAAGCAAGAGTAAGGAAGGAGGAAAGTAGGATAGCTAGAATGGAAGAGGAAGATCAGAGGTGGGTTTGGGAGGCAGTTGCCAAAGCAGGTGCAATACCAACAAGTGAGGAGACACAACAGTTTTACCGCTGTGAttcagaagaaagaaaagtgggTTTAGAAAGTGCAGTGTGGATTAACAGGCACAGAAGGACATCTGCCTGCTTAGAGGCTCTCCACTCCAGAGCTAACAGCAATTGTCAGTTTGACTCATCCTTTGAGCGAACTCTGGCAGAAAAACCCATCTCCCCATCAAGAGATCACACTGACACACTCCATACCCTAGAGAAGGTTCACTTTGAATCAAAGCTGTTTGGACACAATGCCAGAACTAATATTTTAGAATTGCAAAATAATGTACAGGTGGCACCATTAGGTCACGACAGAGAGAAGAAACTATGCTTGGAGTCTCTCAAAAGTAGAAAATGTTCGCATAATACATCAGCTACTAAAGAGGAAcagaatgaaagtaaaatgcaaataaataaaacaatgatatCAGAAAACCTGGATTTTAGTCTGAACCTAAACTGTCCTAAAACAGAAGATAATACAAAGGAAACTGTGGTAAAAGGTTTTTCACATGCAGACGTAGAGGATATTTTAGAATATAAAGGCAAAGAAATTCTTTTGGAGCTGCCTCAAAGAAAAACGTTCCACCCTACAAACAGCGACACTGTTACGGCTGCAAATCAGCCTCAGGAACAGAGCAACACTCAGAGAAATGCCTGTGGAATGG gTTTGCACAAACCTCAACCTCCTGGATTTAGACTGGCTTCTTTTCAGCACAAAGACAATGGTGTGAAAAAGGTAATCGAAACATCAGCCTCCGACACCAGTGTTATTGCATGTCTGCAAAAACCTGTTGAGTCACCAAGGATGCATGCATTTCCTTTGGAGACACTAAACCAGGCCGA GTGGTGTGTGGCTGAAGCCCACATGGAGCTGCTGAAGGGGATGGGAAAGTTGGGTCTTGAAGAGGAGCACCTTCTCTCCCACCAAAGTGATATG GCTTTTGGTGAATTTGTTAACAAATTGGAGGAGATCATGGAGAGGAAGGTAAACTGCATACAAAGTATGAGAGCTCAGCTACAGCCATATCTGAAGGAAAGCCACCCCCAATAA
- the LOC105354722 gene encoding uncharacterized protein LOC105354722 isoform X3, translated as MKAKKVWILHPTYYSKSFTLTMFLGRKAPSRKYIRKQLILWCSTCLGGRGNATCFAYGQTGAGKTYTMLGSSAVTPGLYTLAVQDIFAHLTTAHSYPPLLVYVSFFEIYCSQLYDLLDHRKRLFAREDGQKVVHISGLREIRVDSANSLLEVVSKGTAQRTQGVSGVNSLSSRSHALLQIQLREPNQHTAGRMWFVDLAGSERASDAKERDKQRRMEGAEINQSLLALKECIRSLDKKASHTPFRQSRLTQVLKNSFVGDSMTCMIANISPGHSATEHTLNTLRYADRVKELKRKGDVMGKKGRKTTFCHEPNLIHSSCSTASTPVKTKLAKQSMPLCTNPPTTRFHPRGAPPHSTPKNNRCGEKAQAKEKQTVGNHRVGGWLGHGEIKHQYKSAVEEDGTTIKTKSTDKCLVRENSIRPVLVIRQQKEENQHVGETCTSCAAFPKCEPGFHNRDKTESHLWTMQVRKEEEIQWIPPGMQWERTPEMSSVLKTPNERDLQRPDDEKKMHLRRYHQQLQQFVPSSVQFLSTSTCPSITFLTDSPYSSVLIQMQDDCEKTSDAHSASVKHEACTNATGRDGVDGRCGSDENWGETLERINKEQYIFERKIRRSTGSTQEARVRKEESRIARMEEEDQRWVWEAVAKAGAIPTSEETQQFYRCDSEERKVGLESAVWINRHRRTSACLEALHSRANSNCQFDSSFERTLAEKPISPSRDHTDTLHTLEKVHFESKLFGHNARTNILELQNNVQVAPLGHDREKKLCLESLKSRKCSHNTSATKEEQNESKMQINKTMISENLDFSLNLNCPKTEDNTKETVVKGFSHADVEDILEYKGKEILLELPQRKTFHPTNSDTVTAANQPQEQSNTQRNACGMGLHKPQPPGFRLASFQHKDNGVKKVIETSASDTSVIACLQKPVESPRMHAFPLETLNQAEWCVAEAHMELLKGMGKLGLEEEHLLSHQSDMAFGEFVNKLEEIMERKVNCIQSMRAQLQPYLKESHPQ; from the exons ATGAAAGCAAAGAAAGTGTGGATCTTACACCCTACATATTACAG CAAAAGTTTTACTTTGACCATGTTTTTGGGGAGGAAAGCTCCATCAAGGAAGTATATCAGAAAACAGCTTATCCTCTGGTGCAGCACATGTTTAGGGGGTAG AGGAAATGCCACATGCTTTGCATATGGACAGACAGGGGCGGGGAAGACCTACACCATGCTGGGGTCATCCGCTGTTACACCTGGTCTATACACTCTGGCAGTTCAGGACATCTTTGCTCACCTGACCACTGCACATTCATACCCACCCCTCCTGGTGTATGTTAGTTTCTTTGAAATCTACTGTAGTCAGCTGTATGACCTGCTGGATCACAGAAAAAG GTTGTTTGCCAGAGAAGATGGACAGAAAGTCGTCCATATTTCAGGGCTGCGTGAAATCAGAGTGGACTCTGCCAATTCCCTACTAGAG GTGGTTTCAAAGGGAACAGCACAACGAACACAAGGAGTGAGTGGTGTAAATTCACTGTCCTCTCGCTCCCATGCTTTACTTCAGATTCAACTGAGAGAGCCAAACCAGCACACAGCGGGAAG AATGTGGTTTGTGGACCTGGCAGGAAGTGAAAGAGCATCAGATGCCAAAGAACGAGACAAGCAGAGACGAATGGAGGGAGCAGAGATCAACCAGAGTCTGTTGGCT CTCAAAGAATGTATTCGTTCTCTTGATAAAAAGGCCTCTCACACACCTTTTCGACAGAGCAGGTTGACTCAG GTTTTGAAAAACTCCTTTGTTGGTGACTCAATGACGTGTATGATCGCCAACATTTCACCTGGACACTCAGCAACTGAGCACACGCTCAACACGCTCAGATATGCTGATCG GGTAAAGGagttgaaaagaaaaggagatgtgatgggaaaaaaaggaaggaaaacaacattttgccaTGAACCCAACCTGATCCATAGCAGTTGCAGCACTGCTTCCACCCCTGTAAAGACAAAGTTAGCAAAACAAAGCATGCCACTTTGTACCAATCCTCCCACAACTAGATTCCATCCAAGAGGTGCACCTCCCCACTCAACACCAAAGAATAACAGATGTGGAGAGAAAGCacaagcaaaagaaaagcaaacggTTGGAAATCATCGTGTCGGAGGTTGGTTGGGACATGgtgaaataaagcatcagtaTAAAAGTGCAGTCGAAGAAGATGGaactacaataaaaacaaaaagtactgACAAATGTTTGGTTAGGGAGAATAGTATCAGGCCAGTTTTGGTGATAAGACAGCAAAAAGAAGAGAACCAACATGTGGGGGAAACCTGCACGAGTTGTGCAGCTTTTCCTAAATGTGAACCTGGATTCCACAACAGAGACAAAACAGAGAGCCACCTGTGGACTATGCAAGTTAGAAAAGAAGAGGAGATTCAATGGATTCCTCCAGGAATGCAATGGGAAAGGACCCCAGAGATGAGCTCTGTGCTAAAAACTCCAAATGAAAGAGACTTGCAAAGGCCTGATGATGAGAAAAAGATGCACTTAAGACGATATCATCAACAGCTGCAACAGTTTGTGCCTTCATCTGTCCAGTTCTTGTCAACCTCCACATGTCCATCTATTACTTTTCTAACAGACTCACCATATTCTTCAGTTTTGATCCAAATGCAAGATGACTGTGAAAAGACATCAGATGCACACTCAGCCAGTGTAAAACATGAAGCCTGCACAAACGCCACTGGTAGGGATGGTGTGGACGGCAGGTGTGGAAGTGATGAAAACTGGGGGGAAACTTTGGAAAGAATAAATAAGgaacaatacatttttgaaaggaaaataagaaGGTCGACTGGTTCAACACAAGAAGCAAGAGTAAGGAAGGAGGAAAGTAGGATAGCTAGAATGGAAGAGGAAGATCAGAGGTGGGTTTGGGAGGCAGTTGCCAAAGCAGGTGCAATACCAACAAGTGAGGAGACACAACAGTTTTACCGCTGTGAttcagaagaaagaaaagtgggTTTAGAAAGTGCAGTGTGGATTAACAGGCACAGAAGGACATCTGCCTGCTTAGAGGCTCTCCACTCCAGAGCTAACAGCAATTGTCAGTTTGACTCATCCTTTGAGCGAACTCTGGCAGAAAAACCCATCTCCCCATCAAGAGATCACACTGACACACTCCATACCCTAGAGAAGGTTCACTTTGAATCAAAGCTGTTTGGACACAATGCCAGAACTAATATTTTAGAATTGCAAAATAATGTACAGGTGGCACCATTAGGTCACGACAGAGAGAAGAAACTATGCTTGGAGTCTCTCAAAAGTAGAAAATGTTCGCATAATACATCAGCTACTAAAGAGGAAcagaatgaaagtaaaatgcaaataaataaaacaatgatatCAGAAAACCTGGATTTTAGTCTGAACCTAAACTGTCCTAAAACAGAAGATAATACAAAGGAAACTGTGGTAAAAGGTTTTTCACATGCAGACGTAGAGGATATTTTAGAATATAAAGGCAAAGAAATTCTTTTGGAGCTGCCTCAAAGAAAAACGTTCCACCCTACAAACAGCGACACTGTTACGGCTGCAAATCAGCCTCAGGAACAGAGCAACACTCAGAGAAATGCCTGTGGAATGG gTTTGCACAAACCTCAACCTCCTGGATTTAGACTGGCTTCTTTTCAGCACAAAGACAATGGTGTGAAAAAGGTAATCGAAACATCAGCCTCCGACACCAGTGTTATTGCATGTCTGCAAAAACCTGTTGAGTCACCAAGGATGCATGCATTTCCTTTGGAGACACTAAACCAGGCCGA GTGGTGTGTGGCTGAAGCCCACATGGAGCTGCTGAAGGGGATGGGAAAGTTGGGTCTTGAAGAGGAGCACCTTCTCTCCCACCAAAGTGATATG GCTTTTGGTGAATTTGTTAACAAATTGGAGGAGATCATGGAGAGGAAGGTAAACTGCATACAAAGTATGAGAGCTCAGCTACAGCCATATCTGAAGGAAAGCCACCCCCAATAA